A single genomic interval of Polaribacter vadi harbors:
- a CDS encoding KTSC domain-containing protein yields the protein MKRIKEYKKLFEVEGKIDLKELKKTYRNLVKEWHPDKFTDEEKKEEAEIVSTKIIDGYHFLVSIAPETKEANLEAYKTTITDFQVADWHHKGMLLEVTFTDGNTYEYFGVSKILFGKFVNARSMNNFGKRNIFNSFTYRKSKKASVMA from the coding sequence ATGAAACGTATTAAAGAGTATAAAAAGTTATTTGAAGTTGAAGGTAAAATTGACTTGAAAGAGTTAAAGAAAACTTATAGAAATCTTGTAAAAGAATGGCATCCAGATAAATTTACAGATGAAGAGAAAAAAGAGGAAGCAGAAATTGTAAGTACAAAAATAATTGATGGTTACCATTTTTTGGTAAGTATTGCTCCTGAAACTAAAGAAGCTAATTTAGAAGCTTACAAAACTACAATTACAGATTTCCAAGTAGCAGATTGGCATCATAAAGGAATGTTATTAGAAGTTACTTTTACTGATGGAAATACTTATGAATATTTTGGTGTAAGTAAAATTCTTTTTGGAAAATTCGTAAATGCTAGGTCTATGAATAATTTCGGTAAAAGAAATATTTTCAATTCTTTCACCTATAGAAAATCAAAAAAAGCTTCAGTAATGGCATAA
- a CDS encoding YceI family protein — translation MRIIIFFIGILTSFSFLKGEKSNENKHIYILPKSELKIKGKSNINKFSCDFNFLKLENPLVISYQEKENKRYFNSATLPIKNIFFDCGGRQINKDFHKLLNTKEFPQILIQLKEIEYLQESIKACIEMEIAGISKTYTLHVTQTKDNTHNILGVLELDISDFNLESPTKLLGIIVVSDIIEIDFNLSFKEV, via the coding sequence ATGAGAATTATAATTTTCTTTATCGGAATTTTAACCTCATTTTCTTTTTTAAAAGGAGAAAAAAGTAATGAAAATAAACATATTTATATTCTTCCTAAAAGCGAATTAAAAATTAAAGGAAAATCAAATATAAATAAATTCAGTTGCGATTTTAATTTTTTAAAACTAGAAAATCCTCTTGTTATTTCTTATCAAGAGAAAGAAAATAAAAGGTATTTTAATTCAGCGACTTTACCAATTAAAAATATTTTTTTTGATTGTGGAGGAAGACAAATTAATAAAGATTTTCATAAACTATTAAATACAAAAGAGTTTCCTCAAATACTTATCCAATTAAAAGAAATAGAGTATTTACAAGAATCTATAAAAGCTTGTATTGAAATGGAAATTGCAGGTATTTCCAAAACTTATACACTGCATGTTACTCAAACTAAAGACAACACACATAATATTTTGGGAGTTTTAGAATTAGATATTTCTGATTTTAATTTAGAATCGCCCACAAAATTACTCGGAATTATTGTGGTTTCTGATATAATAGAAATTGATTTTAATTTAAGTTTTAAAGAGGTTTAG
- a CDS encoding YceI family protein: MKIDKLLITAIVAFLCMPFTSFAQKYNLDIQKSSLIVFGTSNIHDWDIKTENQKGFILINAENSLQIKELNIVVEAESLKSGRGGMDKNTYKALNTNDYKTIKFNLISSDKITDLGNGNYNVTAKGDLTISGVTKRITLEFKVNIESNLVSITGEKNIKMTDYKIDPPKALLGTIKTGDDVLIKFNTILKK; the protein is encoded by the coding sequence ATGAAAATTGACAAGCTATTAATTACAGCAATCGTTGCTTTTTTATGCATGCCATTTACAAGTTTTGCACAAAAATATAATTTAGATATTCAAAAATCTTCGCTTATTGTATTTGGTACATCCAACATCCATGATTGGGATATTAAGACCGAAAACCAAAAGGGTTTTATTTTAATTAATGCAGAAAATAGTTTACAAATTAAAGAATTAAATATTGTTGTTGAGGCAGAAAGTTTAAAAAGCGGAAGAGGTGGTATGGATAAAAATACCTATAAAGCTTTAAATACGAATGATTATAAAACAATTAAATTCAACTTAATAAGTAGTGATAAAATTACTGATTTAGGAAATGGAAATTATAATGTAACAGCGAAAGGAGATTTAACAATTTCTGGAGTAACAAAAAGAATAACATTAGAATTTAAAGTAAATATAGAGAGCAATTTAGTAAGTATAACAGGTGAAAAAAATATTAAAATGACAGATTATAAAATTGATCCACCAAAAGCATTATTAGGTACCATTAAAACAGGAGATGATGTACTTATAAAATTCAATACAATTTTAAAAAAGTAA
- a CDS encoding septum formation inhibitor Maf, with protein sequence MKQITKVFTPIILSFLLFFCSNPELKKDHKTNDTEIKSFQKNPEFNNYWYSGKAEITSYKLSQIRYGEIHEGTAVNIFVTEDFLPEKQVKADKANKNNVLILKLNSTKNFTTGIYPYSLMTSTFSPIDINKNAIKISFSSQEWCGNTFVQLNNREAYQIQFYSYFESNADKKINLKKHILENELWNQLRISPKNLPVGEIQIIPSFEFLGLHHKEFKAFSAIASLEEQGAFLIYTINYPKLDRTLSIKVTKDFPNTIESWEETFSSRGKILTTKAEKITTIQSAYWSKNGVADIKERKELGLN encoded by the coding sequence ATGAAACAAATAACAAAAGTATTTACGCCAATTATTTTGAGTTTTTTATTATTTTTTTGTTCAAATCCTGAACTTAAAAAAGATCATAAGACTAATGATACTGAAATAAAAAGTTTTCAAAAAAATCCAGAATTTAATAACTATTGGTATTCAGGAAAAGCAGAAATAACGTCTTACAAACTATCACAAATTAGATATGGAGAAATTCATGAAGGAACAGCTGTAAATATTTTTGTAACAGAAGATTTTTTACCTGAAAAACAAGTTAAAGCAGATAAAGCGAATAAAAATAATGTGCTTATTCTAAAGTTAAATAGTACTAAAAACTTTACAACTGGTATTTATCCTTATAGTTTAATGACGAGTACCTTCTCTCCTATTGACATCAATAAAAATGCAATTAAAATTTCTTTTTCTTCTCAAGAATGGTGTGGAAATACTTTTGTTCAATTGAATAATAGAGAAGCATATCAAATTCAATTTTATTCTTATTTTGAAAGTAATGCTGATAAAAAAATCAATCTAAAAAAACATATTTTAGAAAACGAACTTTGGAATCAACTTAGAATTTCTCCAAAAAATTTGCCTGTTGGCGAAATACAAATAATACCTTCTTTTGAATTTTTAGGGTTACATCATAAAGAATTTAAAGCATTTTCTGCGATTGCTTCTTTAGAAGAGCAAGGAGCTTTTTTAATTTACACTATAAATTATCCGAAGTTAGACAGAACGCTATCTATAAAAGTAACTAAAGATTTTCCAAATACAATTGAATCTTGGGAAGAAACATTTTCTAGTCGTGGAAAAATATTGACTACAAAAGCAGAAAAAATTACAACAATACAATCTGCTTATTGGAGTAAAAACGGAGTTGCAGATATTAAGGAACGAAAAGAATTGGGTTTAAACTAA
- the trxB gene encoding thioredoxin-disulfide reductase translates to MSENIEKIKCLIIGSGPAGYSAAIYAARADMKPIMYTGMQMGGQLTTTTEVDNFPGYKDGTDGTAMMEDLKYQAERFGTEVRFGMVTSVDLSDKVGGIHKVVVDEEKHIEAETIIISTGATAKYLGIESEQRLIGGGVSACATCDGFFYKGQDVVVVGAGDTAAEEATYLANICRKVTILVRKDYMKASKAMQHRVNKTKNIEVLYNTEIDEVLGTNVVEGVRAINNQTNEKHDIAVTGVFIAIGHKPNSDLFKGVLDMDEVGYLITKGKTTKTNLPGVFAAGDIQDKEYRQAVTAAGTGCMAALDAERYLGALV, encoded by the coding sequence ATGTCAGAAAATATAGAGAAAATAAAATGTTTAATTATAGGTTCAGGGCCTGCAGGTTATTCAGCAGCAATTTATGCAGCAAGAGCAGATATGAAACCAATAATGTATACAGGAATGCAAATGGGAGGTCAATTAACAACCACTACAGAGGTTGATAATTTTCCTGGTTATAAAGATGGAACTGATGGAACTGCAATGATGGAAGATCTTAAATACCAAGCAGAACGTTTTGGTACAGAAGTTCGTTTTGGCATGGTTACAAGTGTAGATTTAAGTGATAAAGTTGGCGGAATTCATAAAGTAGTTGTTGATGAAGAAAAACATATTGAAGCAGAAACTATTATTATTTCTACTGGTGCAACTGCAAAATATTTAGGAATTGAAAGTGAGCAACGTTTAATTGGTGGAGGTGTTTCTGCATGTGCAACTTGCGATGGCTTTTTCTATAAAGGACAAGATGTTGTTGTAGTTGGAGCAGGAGATACTGCTGCAGAAGAAGCAACTTATTTGGCTAATATTTGTAGAAAAGTTACAATTTTAGTCCGTAAAGATTATATGAAAGCATCAAAAGCGATGCAACATAGAGTAAATAAAACTAAGAATATCGAAGTTTTATATAACACAGAAATTGATGAAGTTTTAGGAACTAATGTTGTAGAAGGTGTTAGAGCAATCAACAATCAAACAAATGAAAAGCACGATATTGCAGTAACTGGGGTTTTTATAGCAATTGGGCATAAACCAAATTCAGATTTATTTAAAGGTGTTTTAGATATGGATGAAGTTGGGTATTTAATTACCAAAGGAAAAACTACAAAAACAAATTTACCAGGTGTTTTTGCTGCTGGAGATATTCAAGATAAAGAGTATAGACAAGCTGTAACAGCTGCAGGTACAGGTTGTATGGCTGCTTTAGATGCTGAGCGTTATTTAGGTGCTTTGGTATAA
- a CDS encoding c-type cytochrome, whose protein sequence is MKKIISIVFLGLLMFSFTKKEDSYTEINQDSKFTESIKRGKEVYTDMCISCHMANGEGLPKVYPPLAKSDYLMEKREASISAIKYGLKGKIVVNGITYKNMMSRLGLLDDEVADVMNYITNSWGNKNSKMITIEEVKAVSKK, encoded by the coding sequence ATGAAAAAAATTATATCAATCGTATTTTTAGGTTTACTAATGTTTTCGTTTACAAAAAAAGAAGATAGTTATACTGAAATAAATCAGGACTCTAAATTTACAGAAAGTATTAAAAGAGGGAAGGAAGTTTATACAGATATGTGTATTTCATGTCATATGGCAAATGGAGAAGGGCTACCTAAGGTTTATCCACCTTTGGCAAAATCTGATTATTTAATGGAGAAGAGAGAAGCTAGCATAAGTGCCATAAAATACGGTTTGAAGGGAAAGATTGTTGTAAATGGAATTACGTACAAAAATATGATGTCTAGATTGGGCTTATTAGATGATGAAGTGGCAGATGTAATGAACTATATTACCAATTCTTGGGGAAATAAAAACTCGAAAATGATTACAATTGAAGAAGTAAAAGCTGTCTCTAAAAAGTAG
- a CDS encoding PQQ-dependent sugar dehydrogenase: protein MNKLLLFLMLILMFSCKIKSQNNTQNTVSFEVVVKDLNIPWGFTFLPDNSILITEKEGELIHFKDGKKTIVSGMPEVTLRGQGGLLDIEKHPNFKENNLIYFTYASSEGEGSGANTTLMSAKFENNQLTNQKVLYKAAPNSRKGQHFGSRIVFDKENHVYFSIGDRGNRDENPQDITRDCGKIYRLNDDGTIPNDNPFVDVDNAKKAIFSYGHRNPQGMEINPFTNEIWSHEHGPKGGDEINIVQKGKNYGWPVISYGVNYSGTKFTEITEKEGMEQPLHYWTPSIAPSGMAFINSDKYPNWKGNLLVGSLKFEYIVNCTLENGKVIKEEKILEGLGRVRSIEQGNDGFMYVGIEGLGIVKIILK, encoded by the coding sequence ATGAATAAATTATTACTTTTTTTAATGTTGATTTTAATGTTTTCTTGTAAAATAAAATCTCAAAATAATACTCAAAATACTGTTAGTTTTGAAGTTGTTGTCAAAGATTTAAATATTCCTTGGGGATTTACTTTTTTGCCAGATAATTCTATTTTAATTACAGAAAAAGAAGGTGAGTTAATACATTTTAAAGACGGAAAAAAGACAATTGTTTCTGGAATGCCAGAAGTTACTCTTCGAGGTCAAGGAGGATTGTTAGATATTGAGAAACATCCTAATTTTAAAGAAAATAACTTAATTTATTTTACATATGCATCTTCTGAAGGAGAAGGAAGTGGCGCCAACACTACTTTAATGAGTGCTAAATTTGAAAATAATCAATTAACGAATCAGAAAGTTTTGTATAAAGCAGCACCTAATAGTAGAAAAGGGCAACATTTTGGTTCTAGAATTGTTTTTGATAAGGAGAATCACGTTTATTTTAGTATTGGAGATCGAGGAAATAGGGACGAAAACCCACAAGATATTACAAGAGATTGTGGTAAAATTTATCGTTTAAATGATGATGGAACCATTCCAAATGATAATCCTTTTGTAGATGTTGACAATGCTAAGAAAGCTATTTTTAGTTATGGACATAGAAATCCTCAAGGAATGGAAATAAATCCTTTTACCAATGAAATTTGGAGTCATGAACATGGACCAAAAGGAGGGGATGAAATTAATATTGTTCAAAAAGGGAAAAATTATGGTTGGCCAGTAATTAGTTATGGTGTAAACTATTCAGGAACAAAATTTACGGAAATTACAGAAAAAGAAGGTATGGAACAGCCTTTGCATTATTGGACGCCATCTATTGCACCAAGTGGAATGGCTTTTATAAACTCTGATAAATATCCAAATTGGAAAGGAAATTTGTTAGTAGGCTCTTTGAAATTCGAATATATTGTTAACTGTACTTTAGAAAACGGAAAAGTTATCAAAGAAGAAAAAATATTAGAAGGTTTAGGTAGAGTTCGTTCAATTGAGCAAGGAAATGATGGATTTATGTATGTAGGAATTGAAGGCTTAGGAATTGTTAAAATTATTTTAAAATAA
- a CDS encoding hybrid sensor histidine kinase/response regulator transcription factor: protein MKYKKLILIILILITNFYNLIAQTQPIFQKIDQSQGLSSSKITGIVKEKDGFIWISTQNGLNRYDGNAVKVYNKQNSNIEFNDISGIYLDSKNRIWLTSYGSGLNLYDKKNDEFISFKNSSQNDSSIISNRINTIIEDTKGLFWIGTEKGLCLFDYELKKFVSYAHPQKNQLNITSIYQDKKGNLWLGTFANGLLLFNTKDKEFKTLNNETEQITSAINVITELNSDAILLGTKGSGLLIVDLKTKKVTNFFYNNLTLSNKVKIIRSLKKDNKNNLWIGTDGYGLFELQYPNSKEPIVKNYMYNSQLLSSLAGNAIYVISEDDDSNIWIGTAWNGISVLDKKNQTEIMVSDFVGLNPNPVLSIFQNDTKIFLGLDGNGLNVYNKKTKKIQLYDKDKIKAKYIQKIIQTKDNNIWLGTFDNGLIKLNEESKKVTKYTNHFNDNQSLSFDDVRDIIEDEKNNLWIATWGGGLNYLDVTNDKFSRFNLPNNNIVSILKDKNKIWLASFGGGLNLFNSTTKDIKTFSYKELDSTTISSNNLFSILKDTKGYLWIGTSGEGVNRMNLKTNKVERFQNFENIKYRTITSIIEDNESNIWFGTKKGIIKYSYFNNTFTTFNNLSGDFHINSTFKDQEGFLYFGGINGVLKFDPKTVTNTNLQPKVSIRNFKIFNKEATIGDKGVLDKNIVMTKEITLEHFQNVITFEFSALKFPTAKNCEYAIKMENFDTDWRAIGKDRTATYTNLSPGDYIFKVKSKEVSANWGDSFTSLQITIQKPYWLTWWAFTLYFLLFLIFIYFIRKYIIAWGKLKSSLELEKLTHEKDNELYNAKQQFFTNISHEIRTPVTLILSSINRLFDNDKTKDNKQIKAAYTIRRNSNLLLRLVNELLDVRKLETNDIALNVSKGEFVGFAKEIYLSFSDIASDRNIKYRFKTDESTIYLWFDNNQLEKVIFNLLSNAFKFTNDNGEIDFNIETNDNEVIFMVKDTGIGLSVDDKEKIFNRFYQVKYTHTKNNKGFGLGLSIVKDIIKLHKGKISVSSEFKKGSSFEVKLLKGNNHFKDSLEVEENNLFEENAVEKIQKKILDRKDKKETILIVEDHEEIQESLKELLENENYAVIQAFNGLEGLRLATTTTPDLIISDVMMPEMDGLELSKKIKRNSTKSHIPIIILTARTSTKDKMEGYETGADEYIIKPYNEEFLINRIKNLLESRKLLKQKFNNTTLLNPKEITVNSKDQIFLEKLYKSLEENLQSNNLKAQIISKNLNMSHSSMYKKIKSLTGLTYMEFIRDYRLSIAKQLIEEMGYSVSDACYKVGYSDRKYFSKLFKNKFKQNPSYYLKS from the coding sequence TTGAAATACAAAAAATTAATATTAATAATACTTATTTTAATAACAAATTTTTATAATTTAATAGCTCAAACGCAACCAATATTTCAAAAAATAGATCAATCTCAAGGCCTCTCCAGTTCAAAAATAACAGGAATTGTTAAAGAGAAAGATGGTTTTATCTGGATTAGTACTCAAAATGGACTAAACAGATATGATGGTAATGCTGTTAAAGTTTATAACAAACAAAATAGTAATATCGAATTTAACGATATTTCAGGCATCTACTTAGACAGTAAAAATAGAATTTGGCTAACATCTTATGGAAGTGGGCTAAATTTATATGATAAAAAAAATGATGAATTCATCTCTTTTAAAAATTCTTCACAAAATGATTCTTCAATAATTTCTAACAGAATTAATACTATTATAGAAGATACCAAAGGCCTTTTTTGGATTGGCACAGAAAAAGGGTTGTGCTTATTTGATTATGAATTAAAAAAGTTTGTGAGCTATGCACATCCGCAGAAAAATCAATTAAATATTACGAGTATTTATCAAGACAAAAAAGGGAATTTATGGCTAGGCACTTTTGCAAATGGTTTGTTACTTTTTAATACAAAAGACAAAGAATTTAAAACATTAAACAACGAAACTGAACAAATTACTAGTGCAATTAATGTAATTACAGAATTAAATTCTGACGCCATTTTGCTAGGAACTAAAGGTAGTGGTTTATTAATTGTCGATTTAAAAACCAAAAAAGTAACTAACTTTTTTTACAACAATTTAACATTAAGCAATAAGGTTAAAATTATACGATCTTTAAAAAAAGACAACAAAAATAATTTGTGGATTGGTACAGATGGTTATGGTTTGTTTGAATTACAATATCCAAACAGCAAAGAACCTATTGTTAAAAACTACATGTACAACTCACAACTATTATCTTCTTTAGCAGGTAATGCTATATATGTAATTTCCGAAGACGATGATTCTAATATATGGATTGGTACAGCTTGGAATGGAATAAGTGTTCTAGATAAAAAAAATCAAACAGAGATTATGGTTAGCGACTTTGTTGGTTTAAACCCAAATCCAGTTTTATCTATTTTTCAAAATGATACTAAAATATTCCTTGGTTTAGATGGTAATGGCTTAAATGTGTATAATAAAAAGACTAAAAAAATTCAACTTTACGATAAAGACAAAATTAAAGCCAAATATATCCAGAAGATAATTCAAACAAAAGACAACAACATCTGGTTAGGTACTTTTGATAATGGTCTTATTAAATTGAATGAAGAAAGTAAAAAGGTAACCAAATATACCAATCATTTTAACGACAATCAATCATTGAGTTTTGATGATGTAAGAGATATTATAGAAGACGAAAAAAATAATTTATGGATTGCAACTTGGGGTGGTGGTTTAAATTATTTGGATGTAACGAATGATAAATTTTCAAGGTTTAATTTACCAAATAACAATATTGTATCGATCTTAAAAGACAAAAATAAAATTTGGCTTGCATCTTTTGGTGGTGGTTTAAATCTTTTTAATAGTACTACAAAAGATATTAAAACTTTCAGTTATAAAGAGCTAGACTCAACAACTATAAGTAGCAATAATCTATTTTCTATTTTAAAAGATACTAAAGGATATTTGTGGATAGGAACTTCTGGTGAAGGTGTTAACAGAATGAATCTCAAAACAAATAAAGTAGAACGTTTTCAAAATTTCGAGAACATAAAGTATAGAACCATTACCTCTATCATAGAAGATAATGAAAGTAATATTTGGTTTGGTACTAAAAAAGGGATTATAAAGTACAGTTATTTCAACAATACTTTTACCACTTTTAATAACTTATCAGGTGATTTTCACATTAATTCTACTTTTAAAGATCAAGAAGGGTTTCTTTATTTTGGTGGAATTAATGGAGTTTTAAAGTTCGATCCAAAAACAGTAACAAATACTAATTTACAACCAAAGGTTAGCATCAGAAATTTTAAAATTTTTAATAAAGAAGCCACTATTGGAGATAAAGGAGTTTTAGATAAAAATATTGTAATGACTAAAGAAATTACCTTAGAGCACTTTCAAAATGTTATTACTTTCGAGTTTTCTGCTTTAAAATTTCCAACCGCTAAAAATTGCGAATATGCTATTAAAATGGAAAATTTTGATACAGATTGGAGAGCTATTGGTAAAGACAGGACTGCTACTTATACTAATTTATCTCCAGGAGATTATATTTTTAAAGTAAAAAGCAAGGAAGTTAGCGCAAATTGGGGAGACAGTTTTACATCACTCCAAATAACAATTCAAAAACCATATTGGTTAACTTGGTGGGCATTTACGCTATACTTTTTGCTGTTTTTAATTTTTATATATTTTATAAGAAAATACATTATTGCTTGGGGAAAACTAAAATCTAGCTTAGAGTTAGAAAAATTAACTCATGAAAAAGATAACGAGCTCTATAATGCAAAACAGCAATTTTTCACTAATATATCGCATGAAATAAGAACACCAGTTACTTTAATATTAAGTTCTATTAATCGATTATTTGATAACGATAAAACTAAAGACAACAAGCAAATTAAAGCAGCCTATACTATTAGAAGAAATAGTAATTTACTTTTAAGATTGGTTAACGAGCTTTTAGATGTTAGAAAATTAGAAACAAACGATATTGCTTTAAATGTCTCTAAAGGTGAATTTGTTGGTTTCGCAAAAGAAATTTATTTGTCTTTTTCAGACATTGCTTCCGATAGAAATATTAAATATCGTTTTAAAACAGATGAAAGTACTATTTATTTGTGGTTTGATAATAATCAGTTAGAAAAAGTCATTTTTAATTTATTATCTAATGCTTTTAAATTTACAAATGATAATGGAGAAATAGATTTTAACATAGAAACCAACGATAATGAGGTTATATTTATGGTAAAAGATACAGGAATTGGACTTTCTGTAGATGATAAAGAAAAAATTTTTAATAGATTTTATCAAGTAAAATATACTCACACCAAAAATAATAAAGGTTTTGGTCTTGGTTTATCTATAGTTAAAGATATAATTAAACTGCATAAAGGAAAAATAAGTGTTTCTAGTGAATTTAAAAAAGGAAGTTCTTTTGAAGTAAAGTTATTAAAAGGAAACAATCATTTTAAAGACAGTTTAGAAGTAGAGGAAAACAATTTATTTGAAGAAAATGCCGTAGAAAAAATTCAAAAGAAAATTTTAGATCGAAAAGATAAAAAAGAAACTATTTTAATTGTTGAAGATCATGAAGAGATTCAAGAATCTTTAAAAGAACTTCTAGAAAACGAAAACTACGCTGTTATTCAAGCTTTTAATGGTCTAGAAGGATTACGATTAGCAACTACCACAACTCCAGATCTCATTATAAGTGATGTTATGATGCCAGAAATGGATGGACTTGAATTATCTAAAAAAATAAAACGCAACAGTACAAAAAGTCATATTCCAATTATCATTTTAACTGCGAGAACATCTACCAAAGATAAAATGGAAGGTTATGAAACAGGAGCTGATGAATATATAATAAAACCTTATAATGAGGAGTTTTTAATAAATAGAATTAAAAACCTTTTAGAGAGTAGAAAATTATTAAAGCAAAAATTTAATAACACTACTCTATTGAATCCAAAAGAAATAACAGTGAACTCTAAAGATCAAATATTTTTAGAAAAACTATATAAGTCTCTAGAAGAAAACCTACAATCAAATAACCTGAAAGCTCAAATTATTTCTAAAAATTTAAATATGAGCCATTCTTCTATGTATAAAAAAATAAAGTCTTTAACAGGTCTTACTTATATGGAGTTTATAAGAGATTATAGATTATCAATTGCAAAACAACTCATAGAAGAAATGGGGTATTCTGTTTCAGATGCATGTTACAAAGTGGGCTATTCAGATAGAAAATACTTTAGCAAGCTATTTAAAAATAAGTTTAAACAAAATCCTTCTTATTACTTAAAATCTTAA